In Parasegetibacter sp. NRK P23, a single genomic region encodes these proteins:
- the hisC gene encoding histidinol-phosphate transaminase has product MFDLNNLLRDNIKKLTPYSSARDEFKGEASVYLDANENSLGSPLTKWYNRYPDPLQWKVKEKLSAIKGVRPENIFLGNGSDECIDILYRAFCDPGKDNIIICPPTYGMYEVSANINDVAIRKVPLTPAYQLNLEGIEDAVDEHTKIIWLCSPNNPTGNSLNREDVELVLNNFAGLVVVDEAYINFSRHRSFVQELEEYPNLVVLQTLSKAWGLAGLRLGMAFAGESIINIYNKVKPPYNISEATQELVLKALEEVGMVNDMIRILVDQRNQLAKALSEVELVQKIHPSDANFLLVQMPDANKVYNFLLEKGIVVRDRSKVTLCEGCLRITVGTEVENNKLISALKDFTP; this is encoded by the coding sequence ATGTTCGATCTGAATAACCTGCTACGGGACAATATAAAAAAGCTCACGCCATATTCCTCTGCAAGAGATGAATTCAAAGGAGAGGCGTCCGTTTATCTTGATGCCAACGAAAACAGCCTGGGTTCCCCGCTTACCAAATGGTACAACCGTTACCCCGACCCGCTGCAATGGAAAGTGAAAGAAAAACTCAGCGCCATCAAAGGCGTACGTCCGGAGAATATCTTTCTCGGCAATGGTAGCGATGAATGCATCGATATCCTCTACCGCGCTTTCTGTGATCCCGGCAAAGACAATATTATCATCTGCCCGCCTACTTACGGCATGTATGAAGTAAGCGCCAACATTAACGACGTAGCAATTAGGAAAGTGCCGCTCACCCCGGCCTATCAACTGAACCTGGAAGGCATCGAAGATGCCGTTGATGAACACACGAAAATCATCTGGCTCTGTTCTCCCAACAATCCTACGGGCAATTCTTTGAACCGCGAAGATGTTGAACTGGTACTCAACAACTTTGCCGGGCTGGTAGTGGTGGACGAAGCCTATATCAATTTCTCCCGTCACCGTTCTTTCGTGCAGGAACTTGAAGAATACCCTAATCTTGTTGTACTCCAAACCCTCTCCAAAGCCTGGGGGTTAGCTGGCTTGCGTCTCGGTATGGCCTTCGCCGGAGAAAGCATCATCAACATCTACAATAAAGTAAAACCGCCCTACAACATCAGCGAAGCCACCCAGGAACTGGTATTGAAAGCGCTGGAAGAAGTAGGCATGGTGAACGATATGATCCGCATTTTAGTAGATCAGCGGAACCAACTCGCCAAAGCCCTTTCCGAGGTGGAACTGGTACAAAAAATCCATCCTTCCGATGCCAACTTCCTCCTCGTGCAAATGCCCGACGCCAACAAAGTATATAACTTCCTCCTCGAAAAAGGCATCGTGGTCCGCGACCGCAGTAAAGTAACCCTCTGCGAAGGTTGCCTCCGCATCACCGTAGGAACGGAAGTTGAAAACAACAAACTCATTTCGGCATTGAAAGATTTCACGCCATAA
- the hisB gene encoding bifunctional histidinol-phosphatase/imidazoleglycerol-phosphate dehydratase HisB yields MKKLLLIDRDGTLINEAPPTYQLDSFDKLTFYPHVFEFMTKIAQELDYELVMITNQDGLGTETFPEDTFWPLHNFVMKSFENEGVHFAEVLIDKTFPHENAPTRKPGTGMVTKYLNNPAYDIENSFVIGDRITDVQLAKNMGCKAIWLNADPALGGAEISDTVQALEGTIALSTLDWSEIYRFLKLGNRVVTHDRNTSETQIHVELNLDGTGKAKIATGLGFFDHMLDQIARHGKMDLVIETKGDLHIDEHHTIEDTGIALGEAFAKGLSDKRGMERYGFALPMDEVEAKVLIDFGGRNWIVWDAEFKREKIGEMPTEMFFHFFKSFSDAAKCNLNIYCRGENEHHKIEAIFKAFAKAIRMAVRRDPMSNFLPSTKGVL; encoded by the coding sequence ATGAAAAAACTTCTCCTCATCGACAGAGACGGCACCCTCATCAACGAAGCCCCGCCCACCTACCAGCTCGACTCCTTCGATAAACTCACTTTCTACCCGCATGTTTTTGAATTCATGACCAAAATCGCGCAGGAACTCGACTACGAACTGGTCATGATCACCAACCAGGATGGTCTGGGAACGGAAACCTTTCCGGAAGATACTTTCTGGCCGCTCCACAATTTCGTGATGAAAAGCTTCGAAAACGAAGGCGTTCACTTCGCTGAAGTGCTGATCGATAAAACATTCCCCCATGAAAACGCCCCTACCCGCAAACCAGGAACAGGAATGGTGACGAAGTACCTCAACAACCCGGCGTATGATATCGAGAATTCCTTCGTGATCGGCGACCGCATCACCGATGTTCAGCTGGCAAAAAATATGGGCTGCAAAGCCATCTGGCTCAATGCCGATCCCGCATTGGGTGGCGCGGAAATCAGCGATACCGTGCAGGCGCTGGAAGGAACTATCGCGCTTTCCACGCTCGATTGGAGTGAAATATACCGCTTTCTGAAACTAGGCAACCGCGTGGTAACACACGACCGCAATACGAGTGAAACGCAGATTCATGTAGAGCTGAACCTGGATGGCACCGGGAAAGCGAAAATAGCAACCGGACTCGGCTTCTTCGACCATATGCTCGACCAGATCGCCCGTCATGGAAAGATGGACCTGGTGATCGAAACCAAAGGCGATCTTCATATCGATGAACACCATACCATAGAAGATACCGGTATCGCCCTGGGGGAAGCCTTCGCGAAAGGATTATCCGATAAACGCGGCATGGAACGCTACGGATTCGCCCTGCCCATGGATGAAGTCGAAGCAAAGGTGCTCATCGATTTCGGCGGAAGGAACTGGATCGTGTGGGATGCCGAATTCAAACGGGAAAAGATAGGAGAGATGCCCACCGAAATGTTCTTCCATTTCTTTAAATCCTTCAGCGACGCGGCCAAATGCAATTTGAATATTTATTGCCGAGGTGAAAATGAACACCACAAAATAGAAGCCATCTTCAAAGCCTTCGCGAAAGCGATCCGCATGGCGGTAAGAAGAGACCCGATGAGTAATTTCCTGCCCAGTACGAAAGGGGTGTTGTAA
- a CDS encoding Rossmann-like and DUF2520 domain-containing protein translates to MKVVIIGTGNVGTVLGRKISAAGHDIIAVAGRNREATDALATELQAKPVYTFDNLATEAELYLIAVSDTALYELPKQLPALGGIIAHTAGSVPMQVLSTLNRPHGIVYPLQSLRKEMVVLPDIPLLIDASDETTAGILVDFAQTLSPQVERANDTQRTQLHLGAVLVSNFTNHLYALAKKYCTRNGIEFSLLQPLIEETATRLRQYAPEAVQTGPAARKDLITIQKHRQLIEQEPALLKVYDTLNESILNFK, encoded by the coding sequence ATGAAGGTTGTTATTATTGGCACGGGGAACGTAGGCACGGTGTTGGGCAGGAAGATCAGCGCAGCGGGTCACGACATTATTGCAGTAGCGGGCAGAAACAGGGAAGCCACGGATGCGCTGGCCACTGAATTACAGGCAAAGCCAGTGTATACGTTTGATAACCTGGCCACAGAAGCGGAACTTTACCTGATCGCGGTATCCGACACGGCTTTGTACGAACTGCCTAAACAACTCCCCGCGCTCGGGGGCATTATCGCGCATACCGCCGGTTCCGTTCCCATGCAGGTACTCTCCACATTGAACAGACCGCATGGCATTGTTTATCCGTTGCAAAGTCTGCGGAAGGAAATGGTTGTGCTGCCCGATATCCCTTTATTGATCGACGCTTCAGATGAAACCACGGCAGGAATACTGGTTGATTTCGCGCAAACACTTTCTCCCCAGGTGGAACGCGCCAACGATACCCAACGCACGCAACTTCACCTCGGAGCGGTATTGGTGAGCAATTTCACCAATCACCTGTATGCGCTGGCTAAAAAGTATTGCACCAGAAATGGTATTGAGTTCTCACTGCTTCAACCCCTGATTGAAGAAACCGCTACGAGACTAAGACAATATGCGCCTGAAGCTGTACAAACCGGGCCCGCAGCAAGAAAGGACCTTATCACCATACAAAAACACCGGCAACTGATTGAACAGGAGCCGGCGCTTTTGAAAGTCTATGACACGCTGAATGAAAGTATTTTGAATTTTAAATGA
- a CDS encoding alpha/beta hydrolase, translating into MKLGQKLAIGLIRARLHLVGVVRPAYAGKMAFRLFCTPFRKAKKKRPDVFGKAEQVGFHFQNYVVKGFVWNGAAEKKVLIAHGFESTSYNFDRYVMPLVKAGYGVVAFDAPAHGTSSGKRVNVLQYAAFLEEAAQRYGSIHGILAHSFAGQATALWLEKGTSSVERIVWIAPATEVTAAVKSFVDFLQLSPAITKYFYAEIERAGGKEIAWYSVSRAVKNISAPILWIHDEDDTVTPFADVIPVMETEQSNIRFMVTKGWGHRQIYRENKVKKAVIAFLTEG; encoded by the coding sequence ATGAAATTAGGACAAAAACTGGCAATAGGCCTGATACGTGCAAGGCTCCACCTGGTGGGTGTTGTACGTCCCGCCTATGCAGGTAAAATGGCATTCCGGCTTTTTTGTACGCCGTTCCGGAAAGCAAAAAAGAAACGTCCCGACGTATTCGGGAAGGCGGAACAGGTGGGTTTTCATTTTCAAAACTATGTGGTGAAAGGTTTTGTCTGGAATGGTGCCGCGGAAAAGAAGGTGCTGATCGCGCATGGATTTGAATCCACCAGTTACAATTTCGACCGCTATGTGATGCCGCTCGTGAAAGCGGGATATGGTGTGGTGGCTTTCGATGCGCCGGCCCATGGTACATCCTCCGGAAAAAGGGTGAACGTATTGCAGTATGCGGCTTTTTTAGAAGAAGCAGCTCAACGGTACGGATCTATACACGGCATCCTTGCGCATTCTTTTGCGGGTCAGGCGACCGCTTTATGGCTGGAAAAAGGAACATCGTCCGTGGAAAGAATCGTATGGATCGCACCGGCAACGGAAGTTACCGCTGCCGTGAAAAGTTTTGTTGATTTTCTCCAGCTGTCTCCTGCTATTACGAAATATTTTTATGCTGAAATTGAACGCGCGGGCGGAAAAGAAATAGCCTGGTACTCGGTGTCGCGTGCCGTGAAAAATATTTCAGCTCCTATTTTATGGATTCACGATGAAGACGATACCGTTACGCCTTTTGCAGATGTAATACCCGTAATGGAAACGGAGCAATCCAACATCCGTTTTATGGTCACGAAAGGATGGGGGCACCGGCAGATTTACCGGGAGAACAAAGTGAAAAAGGCCGTGATCGCATTCCTTACTGAAGGATGA
- the ggt gene encoding gamma-glutamyltransferase, giving the protein MNNRIIILLATLVMAGNACKTSRIINPFDYSILKTSVYTRGAVSSAHPLASEAGMNILKQGGNAVDAAIAVQLALAVVYPEAGNIGGGGFMVAQLSNGQSLAIDFRETAPAAAGKDMYLDKDGQAQTNLSQQGHLAAGIPGTIAGLFTAHAHAKLPFKKLIAPAILLAEKGFAITEAAARGLNNHKERFSRNNSVLPVFVKETPWKKGDTLIQKDLAETLKRIRDNGMAGFYEGKTAALIAAEMQRGKGIITEKDLRDYRAVKRTPARFDYKGNTILTMPLPSSGGVLLPQMMKMAELFPLKQYGFHSVRAIHTMTEIERLAYADRAQFLGDADFYPVPVAALTADSYIRKRVALFSEDKAGNSTATGHGIPVEKEETTHLSVLDNEGNAVAVTTTLNGSYGSGTMVAGAGFLLNNEMDDFSIKPGVPNMYGAVGAEANAIAPGKRMLSSMTPTIVLKNNRPFIVTGTPGGTTITTSVFQTLLNLLEFELSPEDAVNAPKFHHQWLPDEIQIEPGFPDTVLNKLKMMGHRFQPKKAIGRTELIVWKDGKITAVADKRGDDAVAGW; this is encoded by the coding sequence ATGAACAACAGAATAATTATTTTACTGGCAACACTGGTGATGGCGGGCAATGCCTGTAAAACCAGCAGGATCATCAATCCATTTGACTATTCCATACTTAAAACCTCCGTTTACACACGGGGCGCGGTTTCTTCCGCCCATCCCCTGGCCAGCGAGGCGGGCATGAACATCCTGAAGCAGGGCGGCAACGCCGTAGATGCCGCGATTGCCGTACAATTGGCACTCGCCGTAGTTTATCCTGAAGCCGGTAATATTGGTGGTGGCGGTTTTATGGTGGCACAACTTTCCAACGGGCAATCACTCGCAATCGATTTCCGTGAAACCGCTCCGGCAGCCGCAGGAAAAGATATGTACCTTGACAAGGATGGACAGGCGCAAACGAATTTAAGTCAGCAGGGACACCTTGCCGCTGGCATCCCTGGCACCATAGCCGGACTGTTCACCGCACACGCACATGCGAAGCTTCCCTTCAAAAAGCTCATCGCGCCCGCCATATTACTCGCAGAAAAAGGATTCGCCATCACCGAGGCAGCCGCCCGCGGTTTGAACAACCACAAGGAACGTTTTTCCAGGAACAACAGCGTGCTGCCTGTTTTCGTAAAAGAAACACCCTGGAAAAAAGGCGATACACTTATCCAAAAGGACCTGGCGGAAACCTTAAAACGCATCCGAGACAATGGCATGGCCGGTTTTTATGAAGGCAAAACCGCCGCGCTGATCGCAGCAGAAATGCAAAGAGGGAAAGGCATCATTACGGAAAAGGACCTCCGCGATTACCGCGCGGTAAAAAGAACGCCCGCCCGTTTTGACTATAAAGGAAATACCATACTCACCATGCCGCTCCCTTCTTCCGGAGGCGTGTTGTTGCCGCAAATGATGAAGATGGCGGAACTTTTTCCCCTGAAACAATACGGGTTTCATTCCGTACGCGCCATCCATACGATGACTGAAATCGAAAGGCTCGCTTATGCAGACCGGGCGCAATTCCTCGGCGATGCTGATTTTTATCCCGTTCCCGTAGCAGCACTTACCGCCGATAGCTATATCCGCAAAAGAGTAGCCCTCTTCTCCGAAGATAAAGCAGGGAACAGCACGGCTACCGGGCACGGCATTCCCGTTGAAAAAGAAGAAACCACCCACCTTAGTGTGCTCGACAACGAAGGAAACGCCGTTGCCGTGACCACCACCCTGAACGGCAGTTACGGCTCCGGAACAATGGTGGCCGGAGCAGGCTTCTTGCTCAACAACGAAATGGACGACTTCAGCATCAAACCCGGCGTTCCCAATATGTATGGCGCCGTAGGCGCTGAAGCCAACGCTATCGCCCCGGGCAAACGTATGCTGAGCAGTATGACGCCCACCATCGTACTCAAAAATAACCGCCCATTTATTGTAACAGGTACCCCCGGCGGAACCACCATCACCACTTCCGTATTCCAGACATTACTTAACCTCCTCGAATTTGAACTTTCACCCGAAGATGCGGTGAACGCCCCTAAGTTCCACCACCAGTGGCTGCCCGATGAAATACAAATTGAACCAGGTTTCCCGGACACTGTACTGAATAAATTAAAAATGATGGGACACCGTTTCCAGCCGAAAAAAGCCATCGGCAGAACCGAGCTCATCGTATGGAAAGACGGAAAAATCACCGCGGTAGCCGATAAACGCGGGGATGACGCCGTGGCTGGATGGTAA
- a CDS encoding M14 family metallopeptidase, which produces MLKDMRKLLIVASLLLNVSSQAQTIGASEKFLGYKIGEKFTPHYRILDYFRQMAATHPDRIKLEQYGVTYEGRPLMLAFISSPENMAKLEQIRLNNLRLAQLSDDKAAPSEKAPAIVWLSYNVHGNEPSSSEAAMLTLDALADKTNTQTANWLSNTVVVIDPCVNPDGRDRYVNWYNSVAGAKPNPDPTSREHSEPWPGGRSNHYNFDLNRDWAWQTQVESQQRLKMYNKWMPHVHVDFHEQGFNAPYYFAPAAEPFHEVITPWQRAFQTEIGKNNAAYFDKNGWLYFTREQFDLFYPSYGDTYPTYNGAIGMTYEQGGHSRGGLAVVTKDGDTLTLADRALHHFTTGMSTIEVTARNAEKVTAEFKKYFQQATSAGYGNYKSYVVKNRPADKARIDALKALLNKNDIRFGTAKSGNYSGYSFFGGKDEKVAIAEGDIVIPSKQPRSAMVRVLFEPRAFLSDSVTYDITAWALPYAYGLESFATKEEVPVQYNMFTPPVVVKEEISAEDAYAYAIPWTGTNSAKALGSLLQQGIKVRYAQEPFRVDGEDFERGTLIVTRAANRQFSGKMEALMNKLKKENEVHIERLNTGFAEKGFDFGSDKVRLIGRTNVAVVTGDRVSSLGAGEVWHFFEQELGYPVNMVNYDDLGQLNWNETDVLIVPANYSGIFSEKNSAEKIREWVSNGGRLIAIENSVAQIARAEWGLKPKKEEEKDKEDDKKNPYESLRTYANRERDDVQTNIPGAIYKIDLDNTHPLAFGYPNYYYALKMNAQVYEYFSDNGWNVGVLKKDNYVTGFAGNKLKPFLSDGMVLGVQPMGLGQVVYLTENPLFRSFWENGKLMLCNAVFLVGQ; this is translated from the coding sequence ATGCTGAAAGATATGAGGAAATTACTGATCGTCGCCAGCCTGCTGCTGAACGTTTCCAGCCAGGCGCAAACCATTGGGGCAAGTGAAAAGTTCCTGGGGTATAAGATCGGCGAAAAATTCACGCCACACTACAGGATACTGGATTATTTCCGCCAGATGGCCGCTACTCATCCAGACAGGATAAAGTTGGAACAATACGGCGTAACCTATGAGGGAAGGCCTTTGATGCTGGCTTTCATTTCTTCCCCGGAAAATATGGCCAAACTGGAACAGATCAGGTTGAACAACCTTCGGCTGGCGCAGCTTTCCGATGACAAAGCCGCTCCTTCCGAAAAAGCGCCCGCCATTGTATGGCTCAGTTATAATGTGCACGGCAACGAACCATCTTCTTCTGAAGCCGCCATGCTTACACTGGATGCGCTGGCGGACAAAACAAATACCCAAACGGCAAACTGGCTTTCCAATACTGTTGTAGTGATCGATCCCTGTGTGAATCCCGATGGTCGCGACCGCTACGTGAACTGGTATAATTCCGTTGCAGGTGCAAAACCCAATCCTGATCCGACTTCCAGGGAACACAGCGAACCCTGGCCCGGTGGACGGAGCAACCATTATAATTTTGACCTCAACCGCGACTGGGCCTGGCAAACACAGGTGGAATCGCAACAGCGGCTGAAAATGTACAATAAGTGGATGCCGCACGTACATGTGGACTTCCACGAACAGGGCTTTAACGCACCGTATTATTTCGCGCCCGCGGCCGAACCTTTCCACGAAGTGATTACCCCCTGGCAACGCGCCTTCCAAACCGAGATCGGGAAAAACAACGCCGCTTACTTCGATAAAAACGGCTGGCTGTATTTCACCCGCGAGCAATTCGACCTGTTCTATCCCAGTTATGGCGATACTTATCCCACTTACAACGGGGCTATTGGCATGACTTACGAACAGGGCGGGCACAGCAGAGGCGGACTGGCCGTGGTTACAAAAGATGGTGATACGCTTACCCTTGCCGACAGGGCGCTGCACCATTTTACCACCGGCATGAGTACGATTGAAGTAACCGCGCGCAATGCAGAGAAAGTAACAGCGGAGTTTAAAAAATATTTTCAGCAGGCCACCAGTGCGGGTTACGGTAACTATAAATCTTATGTGGTCAAGAACAGGCCGGCCGATAAAGCGCGTATAGATGCGTTGAAAGCGTTGTTGAACAAAAATGATATCAGGTTCGGAACGGCAAAGTCAGGCAACTATTCCGGGTACAGTTTTTTTGGAGGCAAAGATGAAAAAGTTGCTATTGCTGAAGGCGATATCGTGATTCCTTCCAAACAGCCCAGGTCGGCCATGGTGCGCGTATTGTTTGAACCGCGCGCGTTCCTCAGCGATTCCGTTACTTACGATATTACAGCCTGGGCATTGCCCTATGCTTATGGGTTGGAATCATTCGCTACCAAAGAAGAAGTTCCTGTACAGTATAATATGTTCACGCCGCCAGTTGTTGTTAAAGAGGAAATATCTGCTGAAGATGCTTACGCTTATGCCATTCCCTGGACGGGCACAAATTCCGCAAAAGCGCTTGGTAGTTTATTGCAACAGGGCATAAAAGTGCGGTATGCGCAGGAGCCGTTCCGGGTAGATGGAGAAGATTTTGAACGGGGAACGCTGATTGTTACCAGGGCTGCGAACAGGCAGTTTTCGGGGAAAATGGAAGCCCTTATGAATAAGCTGAAGAAAGAGAATGAGGTCCATATTGAAAGACTGAATACCGGCTTTGCCGAAAAAGGTTTCGATTTTGGCAGCGATAAAGTCAGGTTAATTGGTCGCACCAATGTGGCCGTTGTTACCGGAGACCGGGTATCATCTCTTGGAGCAGGTGAAGTATGGCATTTCTTTGAACAAGAACTGGGCTATCCCGTAAATATGGTGAACTACGATGACCTGGGGCAATTGAATTGGAACGAAACCGATGTATTGATCGTGCCAGCAAATTATTCCGGCATTTTTTCTGAAAAGAATTCCGCTGAAAAAATAAGGGAATGGGTGAGCAACGGTGGCAGGCTCATCGCCATCGAAAACAGTGTGGCCCAGATCGCCCGCGCCGAATGGGGATTAAAACCCAAAAAGGAAGAGGAAAAAGACAAGGAAGACGACAAGAAAAACCCCTACGAGTCACTGCGCACTTACGCGAACCGGGAACGCGACGATGTACAGACCAACATCCCAGGAGCCATCTACAAAATAGACCTTGACAACACGCATCCCCTTGCTTTCGGTTATCCCAATTATTACTACGCCCTGAAAATGAATGCCCAGGTATACGAATACTTCTCCGATAACGGCTGGAACGTGGGCGTGCTCAAGAAAGACAACTACGTAACCGGGTTCGCGGGCAATAAACTGAAACCTTTCCTCAGCGATGGTATGGTGTTGGGCGTTCAGCCCATGGGGCTGGGCCAGGTCGTTTACCTGACCGAGAATCCACTTTTCCGCAGTTTCTGGGAAAACGGAAAACTGATGTTGTGCAACGCGGTGTTCCTGGTGGGGCAATAA
- a CDS encoding PIG-L family deacetylase, whose amino-acid sequence MKKILLTSFVALQLLCTALSYGQAPASWSSAEILQQLNKFKVLGSVLYIAAHPDDENTRLLTYLSREMNYRTGYLSLTRGDGGQNLIGDEQGIELGLIRTQELLAARRVDGAEQFFTRAYDFGFSKNPEETFRFWDKDKVLADVVYVIRKFRPDVIITRFPTTGEGGHGHHTASAILAGEAFELAGDPTKYPEQLKYVQPWKPKRLLWNTFNFGSANTISEDQFKIEVGQFNPLLGKSYGEIAAESRSQHKSQGFGVPRSRGEAFEYFRLIKGTAPATSLTDGVATDWSRVPGSNQVVLQTETVIRNFNPGKPSASVPDLVELYKMVQALQDPFWKEVKLAELRQLIAASAALWLDATTSQPSVVPGAPLTINLALNKRLSTAVKAGKISVGGRDTLLNKTLEHNVNVNLPFNITVPADRETTQPYWLKRPMGAGYFDVREQQLIGLPQNGTAFKATVELEIAGLPLTYQLPVMYKYTDPVKGEIYQPLQVVPPALVKTNPDVLLFRKGVASSAMVEVELTADADIAAGALKMNHTINGITQQFAALEKPLSKGMSASFPFNFSNTSLKNGDVSSLKVFASNAKGERMDQDEVQIQYDHIPVQHYFYTDSVKVLNIDLKTAGKKIGYIPGAGDKVVPALRQMGYEVVLLKEEDLQPALLRSFDAVITGVRAHNVHAFLSNRYEALMDYVKEGGNLIVQYNTNNQIGPVRAKIGPYPFAITRNRVTDETATVNFLKKEHPVLNYPNAITSADFEGWVQERGIYFADQLAPEYETVLSMKDPGENEQKGSLIIARHGKGTFVYTGLVFFRQLPAGVPGAYRLLANIIALNQKKPF is encoded by the coding sequence ATGAAGAAAATCCTGTTGACCTCGTTTGTCGCCTTACAGCTTTTGTGCACGGCTTTAAGTTACGGCCAGGCACCGGCGTCCTGGTCCTCCGCCGAAATACTCCAGCAACTGAATAAATTTAAAGTGCTGGGTTCAGTATTGTACATCGCGGCGCACCCGGATGATGAAAACACGCGTTTGCTCACGTATCTCTCCAGGGAAATGAATTACCGCACCGGGTATCTTTCTCTCACCAGGGGTGATGGCGGACAAAACCTGATCGGAGATGAACAGGGCATTGAGCTGGGATTGATCAGAACCCAGGAACTGCTCGCCGCCCGCCGCGTGGATGGTGCCGAACAATTCTTCACAAGAGCCTATGATTTCGGGTTCTCCAAGAATCCCGAGGAAACATTCCGTTTCTGGGACAAAGACAAAGTGCTCGCAGATGTGGTATATGTGATCCGGAAATTCCGTCCGGATGTGATCATTACCCGTTTTCCCACTACAGGAGAAGGAGGGCATGGACACCATACCGCTTCAGCCATTCTCGCGGGAGAGGCTTTTGAACTGGCGGGTGATCCAACCAAATACCCTGAACAACTCAAATATGTTCAACCCTGGAAACCCAAAAGATTGTTGTGGAACACCTTCAACTTTGGTTCCGCGAATACCATCAGTGAGGACCAGTTCAAGATAGAAGTGGGACAATTCAATCCTTTGCTGGGAAAGAGTTACGGCGAAATTGCCGCGGAAAGCCGGAGCCAGCACAAAAGCCAGGGTTTTGGTGTACCCCGCTCCAGAGGAGAGGCTTTCGAATATTTCCGGCTCATCAAAGGAACCGCGCCCGCCACTTCACTAACTGATGGCGTAGCCACCGATTGGAGCCGCGTGCCTGGTAGCAACCAGGTGGTGCTTCAAACGGAGACGGTCATCCGTAATTTTAATCCGGGTAAGCCCTCCGCCTCGGTTCCCGACCTGGTTGAGCTGTACAAAATGGTGCAGGCTTTACAGGACCCTTTCTGGAAGGAAGTAAAACTCGCCGAACTGCGCCAGCTTATCGCCGCTTCCGCCGCACTTTGGCTGGATGCCACCACCAGCCAGCCATCGGTGGTACCCGGTGCGCCACTCACCATCAATCTGGCGCTCAATAAAAGATTATCCACGGCAGTGAAAGCCGGAAAGATAAGCGTTGGAGGAAGAGATACCCTGCTGAACAAAACGCTGGAGCACAACGTAAATGTAAATCTTCCTTTCAACATTACTGTTCCCGCCGACCGTGAAACCACCCAACCTTACTGGTTAAAAAGACCGATGGGCGCAGGGTATTTTGACGTACGCGAACAGCAACTGATCGGCCTGCCGCAAAACGGTACGGCTTTTAAAGCAACTGTGGAACTGGAAATTGCCGGACTCCCGCTTACTTACCAACTTCCGGTGATGTACAAATATACCGACCCGGTGAAAGGAGAAATCTACCAGCCCTTGCAGGTAGTGCCGCCGGCATTGGTGAAAACCAATCCCGACGTATTGTTGTTCCGGAAAGGCGTTGCCTCCTCCGCTATGGTGGAAGTAGAACTCACCGCTGATGCGGATATCGCCGCAGGCGCACTGAAAATGAACCATACCATCAATGGCATCACACAGCAATTCGCCGCGCTGGAAAAGCCGCTATCTAAAGGTATGAGCGCTTCGTTTCCCTTTAACTTCAGCAATACCTCCTTAAAAAATGGTGACGTGAGTTCTCTTAAAGTGTTCGCATCAAACGCGAAAGGAGAGCGGATGGATCAGGACGAAGTGCAGATTCAATACGATCATATCCCGGTGCAGCATTACTTCTACACGGATTCTGTTAAAGTACTGAACATCGATTTGAAAACGGCCGGGAAGAAGATCGGGTACATTCCCGGAGCGGGAGATAAAGTGGTGCCTGCGCTGCGCCAGATGGGATATGAAGTGGTGCTATTGAAAGAAGAGGACCTTCAGCCTGCTTTATTGCGTTCATTTGATGCCGTTATTACGGGAGTTCGCGCGCACAATGTACATGCGTTTCTAAGCAACCGCTACGAGGCGCTGATGGATTATGTGAAAGAAGGGGGCAACCTGATTGTACAATACAATACCAACAACCAGATCGGACCGGTACGCGCGAAAATCGGGCCTTACCCATTCGCCATAACAAGGAATCGCGTTACGGATGAAACAGCCACCGTAAATTTTCTTAAAAAGGAACATCCAGTGCTGAACTACCCGAATGCCATTACCAGTGCGGATTTTGAAGGATGGGTGCAGGAGCGCGGCATCTATTTCGCCGACCAGCTTGCGCCAGAATATGAAACTGTTCTTTCCATGAAAGATCCGGGGGAGAATGAACAAAAGGGAAGTCTGATCATTGCCCGCCATGGAAAAGGTACATTTGTGTACACCGGACTGGTGTTTTTCCGCCAGTTACCGGCAGGTGTTCCCGGCGCTTACAGGCTGCTGGCGAACATCATTGCGTTGAACCAGAAGAAACCGTTTTAA